A stretch of DNA from Treponema primitia ZAS-1:
AATACCGTAGGAATACTGGTACAAAGAAAATCCCCCAATTTTAAGGGGATGATTTACTTCAAGGGGATACGATTTTAGTTCCATTACATTATCTTGGAATACCGAAAGATAACTTTTCCATGCCAGGGGTCTTGCGTTTTTATCTTCGATATATTCAAGATCATCGAGAACAATAATAGTGCCGTTTGGCAGCATAGCCGATTGTCCCCGGGACAGGGTGATTGATCCGTCCACGCGGTTAAGGGCGCTTAAAAATGCGGCGATGATAAACAGGAGGAGTCCGCCGTGAAGTATGTCGGGACCGAAATTCGGGCTTCTCTTTTTTAGTTCCCCGGTAAAACGGAAAATAGTACAGCTAAGCAGGTTGATGAAGAACAGGCCTACGGGGACAAGAAAAGCCGGGGTATTGAAAAAACGTGATCGGGGTATAAATGTCGAAATAGCCGCAGCAATGATAAAATAGGCAATTAATACCGCCGTAAGCTTAAGCGATCTGAATAGCGAAAAAAACTTTTTCAGCATGTTAAAGGATGTAGCTTCGCAGCTTATCAAGAACCTCATCGAGATCCAGA
This window harbors:
- a CDS encoding cytochrome c biogenesis protein ResB → MLKKFFSLFRSLKLTAVLIAYFIIAAAISTFIPRSRFFNTPAFLVPVGLFFINLLSCTIFRFTGELKKRSPNFGPDILHGGLLLFIIAAFLSALNRVDGSITLSRGQSAMLPNGTIIVLDDLEYIEDKNARPLAWKSYLSVFQDNVMELKSYPLEVNHPLKIGGFSLYQYSYGIYADGLNAGDEYTVLRAVWDPGYVMVVISLLIVGTGIVITLLIKLRRQKL